aaatctaaataattagaaaatcaaatatccattatTTTCAGCCTTCaactttcttttaattgatttatgattgattcttttttatttttatcaaatgcAATGAGAAAATAATTGCCTAAAGATGGAACCACTCTCGAGAATAGATCGAGACGATGTATTTGGTACTTCACACGTCTCTCTTGAGTAAAAATGAAAACTTGACTCCATCGCTGAGCTCACCGTGTAATTTCATGCCTACAAATAGCAAAGTATGGTGCTGGTAAAAGTAAGCTACCATGCATCTCAAGATTCAATGAAGTCATTATTCTGatacaaaacaaataaattagtaatataataataattaaacaattatttCAGAATATTTGCGTGGATTCGGATGAATGAAATGTAGTCCAGTTGGCCGTTATCCAAATTTGACCACTTTTCGTACAAATCACAATGCCATACGTGAAACCGCGTGCCCTAATTAGAGCTGCCCAAGTTGGGCGTATCCAAATTTGACCACTTTTCATACGAATCAAAATGCAACACGTGAAACTTCACAACCACGTGCCCTAATTAGAAGCTGCCCACCCCGTCATGGCGTCGTTTCACACAAATATCGAGCTAATTACTTCACTGTCTCttattgattaataaaaatgtttttttttaaaaaaaattaaagcataaaTCTTCATAAAAGACTAAATATACATGAATTTTCATAAcataagaattttattttattcaaaaataatttgttaCAATTAAGTTGTGAGCCGAGATTTCGttctaaatttaaaacattaatGTTATATTAGTCAtgggtaggtctcttgtgagacggtctcacgaatctttatctgtgagacgggtcaatcctactgatattcacaataaaaagtaatactcttagcataaaaagtaatactttttcgtggatgacctaaataagagatatgtctaacaaaatacgacatgtgataccgtctcacacaagtttttgccattatgctataaattatcaatattaatagtgttatttattaaaaaaaattaaagaatatttctcattaattttattgaatttgatttaaaaatatttttttatcacatgttaaaaaataataatatatagcttctcaaaaattaaagaattaaatatgtattaagGTTGGTGGTCGACATCAATACACTAAACACGATAAACATCATGTCATTGACTTAAGCTAAcataatctaaaattttgatatatgatagtgattattagccaaaaaaattaatcgacATGTGTgtagttaaaattttttttaaaattaacgaaaaaatagtttttataattatattatttttttcaatttaaatgtctattcatttttcactaatttttaataatatcatcaCGTGCATCGCACGGGTTAAATActagtttattaaaaaaataatgtgcGATAAATTCTTAGCTAGGAGTGAATATCATAATCGCTACTTTACAACATCCACAATGAATTAGAATGTCGTCATTCATTGAAGTTATTTGCCTTTATTAAATTGACTCAAATCCAATGAGATAGATCGAGTGAGAAAAgcccataatttatttatactaAATCTGAATTGGTCTAGCACTAGCTAGAGATGTAATCGAGTCGAGCCGAGTcgaactcttgaatgtttgaacttggttcgtttataatcgagccgaactcgagctttatttaacgaatatatgcatggctcacgagcttgttcaagcctttatcgagcctaaacaagcttaataaatataaattatatatttaaattttcattaaattaattaaaaagtgaattatatatttaaagaaaaatatattattcttattaaaatttgtaaatttattataataaataaatttaatagatttttctatatatttcataaataatatgcaaaatcaataaatcaaatatcaaaactattattttttcatctaaaagattactcatgaacttagcaacgaacatgttcacgagctaacgagccgagtactgtaaagcttgagtttggtttgtttatcttaacgagcctcattaaacgagtttttatcgaatcgagcttcgaatagctcacaaacggtttggttcgtttacatccctagcAGTAGCGAGTGAACAATTTCGAGTGAGAGAAGTTGTGGTTAGTTGCAGAAATTAAGTGGGAGAAACTCCTCATTAACCAGAGAGATCGGCAGAAAAATAACTCACAACTCAATCGCAAAACATTTGCAAAACTCTCTGCAAAATTTCAGCCTCATCTTCATTTGTTTTTCGTGTTTTTAGTgtatattttcaattattttacgCCTTTTCATGTCTTCAATTTcatactatttttatttttatttttagcgataaattgtattaaaatattggaAGATCAAATTTGAGATTCATAATgtatttagaaattttttttttttttttacgttttTACTCAATTTGGTACACTTAACTTAGTACACCCGAATTTacaaaatttgtgaaaaaaaagtaataaatttaattaaaagctttGAAAGATGactcaaattaatatttatttattgtagtGAAAGCTGAAATTGGCCGACTATATAACGAAGTTTACGGACTATGTGGATGGAATTTACCATATTTCCGTGGATAACTGTTTctgtttaattaataatttaacatttgtcCGTACGATCTACAATCAATTTGTTTACCATGTGTTTGGGTCTTTATAAATATGGATTTGGAATTGGAATTGGAATTGGAATTGGAATTGGAAATTCaagtatttgaaatttcatttggtgtttggtttaaaatttaaaaatgatatttacgAATCCATTTTTTGtttggagaaaaaaatattcgaatttggaattttaaaattttactaacaCACCCTTAGAaatcttatcaaattttatgggatttggataaaaaagtaattgtatttttttaaaatccaaatcccaccaaatcttatcaaatttgatGGGATTTGGATATACTCATtgaaatcccataaaattctaaacaaatccgaattcttttttttaatcactttgccgtaaaaataggattttgaaatccaaatCCAATGAAATCATCTCAAATCCTGGTTGCCAAATACACTGTATTTCTTTTGTATTAATCGTGAATCTCTCTCCTCTTTTCATTGTCATttgttataattaatatttttcgataatatatatatacacagacATAAATAATACACAAAATAGTCCCTGTATGTTTTGTTCGACTACATTAAAGCATCTTGTCCcgtatatattttgataaagaTAAAACTCACAATCGTTGTCATTCAATATTTATTATGTAAAGTATTTTGCAAATTATATTAGTCAAATAAATAACACTTGGTAAACTCGATACGACGTACTCTGTCTAAAAAACATAGATATAAGAAATTGAAGTACATTCAATATCTTACTGAATTGATTCAGTACATGAACTTCACTACAattgttatataataatattcaattattagacatatttattttatctaatattttgttttaattttataattaatttgaaaataaagaaatgatgataatatattataataatggTAATTAATAGGTGGGACGAATATTCCAAGAAATTGCCGTATTGCTCCGTGTTGAGACTGTTGCCTCCCAAATCCCCCCTCCctataaaaacaaccaaaaATCCTGACTACATTCATTCAAACGCTTCTCCTAGTGTCCTCCAAGCTTACAGCGATCAATACAACCACCATGTCACCCTCCTCATTCGCTGCCGCCGATCCGATCACCGCGATCCATTCAGATATCGTTCGATCCCACATATTGAACAGGCTCGATGGCCCCACCCTTGCGTCCACCAGCTGCGCTTCCACTCAGTTGCTTTCTTTGTGCAACGACGATCATCTATGGCGGGAGATTTGCAACTCCACTTGGCCATCCACCACCGACCCACGTGTCCGTGATGTCATCTCAGGCTTCCCTTTTGGCTACCGTTCGTTCTACTGCGACGCCTTCCCCGCAGTCGGCTACCAACATTCCGCCAAGAGAACCAAGAAACGGAGTCCTTCGGGCACGTCTGAATTGATCTCTGTGGTGGATATTTACTGTGATGACCAGTTAGTATACTCCAAAGTCATGGTTGCGGAAACTCATTCAGGCTGGTTTATCTGTTCGCCTTTCAGGCTAGAGCTTTTAGACCCTAAAGAAACAGTTCCAACGCCTCTAAAATTCGACGGAGAGGATGGAAACTGCATGGATATCGCATCCGATAGCCTGAGAGTAAGT
This window of the Primulina huaijiensis isolate GDHJ02 chromosome 3, ASM1229523v2, whole genome shotgun sequence genome carries:
- the LOC140973174 gene encoding F-box protein At2g27310-like, with product MSPSSFAAADPITAIHSDIVRSHILNRLDGPTLASTSCASTQLLSLCNDDHLWREICNSTWPSTTDPRVRDVISGFPFGYRSFYCDAFPAVGYQHSAKRTKKRSPSGTSELISVVDIYCDDQLVYSKVMVAETHSGWFICSPFRLELLDPKETVPTPLKFDGEDGNCMDIASDSLRVSWVLIDPAKNRAVNVASLKAVEARRHWLTEEVQLLFATVAAGGDGEAVQCAVMVTCGGREGEEMHVREVYMQVEDMEGKIVCGMESLAILQEAMEGQRCRSSRRTEKENYEMLMKMKIEYIERKQRRERSLDMAFIATGVSIFLAILIHFLSIDR